The proteins below are encoded in one region of Pseudomonas entomophila L48:
- the csrA gene encoding carbon storage regulator CsrA, with translation MLVIGREIGEVIVIADDIKIQVMAVENGQVRFGIQAPRHVEVHRVEVYKRIKALARDKQQA, from the coding sequence ATGTTGGTAATCGGACGCGAGATCGGTGAGGTGATTGTCATCGCCGATGACATCAAGATCCAGGTGATGGCGGTGGAAAATGGCCAGGTGCGCTTCGGCATCCAGGCCCCTCGCCATGTCGAGGTGCACCGGGTCGAGGTGTACAAGCGGATCAAGGCGTTGGCCCGGGACAAGCAGCAAGCCTGA
- a CDS encoding cation acetate symporter encodes MIRHMKTVAILACGAFAPAVWAADALTGEVQKQPLNVAAIAMFVAFVAFTLGITYWASKRNKSAADYYAAGGKITGFQNGLAIAGDYMSAASFLGISALVFTSGYDGLIYSIGFLVGWPIILFLIAERLRNLGKYTFADVASYRLGQKEIRTLSASGSLVVVAFYLIAQMVGAGKLIELLFGLDYHVAVILVGILMCLYVLFGGMLATTWVQIIKAVLLLSGASFMALMVMKHVGFDFNTLFSEAIKVHAKGEAIMSPGGLVKDPISAFSLGLALMFGTAGLPHILMRFFTVSDAKEARKSVLYATGFIGYFYILTFIIGFGAILLVSTNPDFKDAAGALIGGNNMAAVHLADAVGGSVFLGFISAVAFATILAVVAGLTLAGASAVSHDLYASVWRKGKANDKDEIRVSKITTVALGVLAIGLGILFEKQNIAFMVGLAFSIAASCNFPVLLLSMYWKKLTTRGAMIGGWMGLVSAVGLMILGPTIWVQILGHEKAIYPYEYPALFSMIIAFAGIWFFSVTDKSKAADDERALFYPQFVRSQTGLGASGAVSH; translated from the coding sequence ATGATCCGTCACATGAAAACCGTGGCCATCCTGGCCTGCGGCGCTTTCGCACCCGCCGTGTGGGCAGCCGATGCCCTGACCGGCGAGGTGCAGAAGCAGCCGCTGAACGTCGCGGCGATCGCCATGTTCGTGGCCTTCGTCGCCTTCACCCTGGGCATTACCTACTGGGCCTCCAAGCGCAACAAGTCGGCCGCCGACTACTATGCGGCCGGCGGCAAGATCACCGGGTTCCAGAACGGCCTGGCGATCGCCGGTGACTACATGTCGGCGGCGTCGTTCCTTGGCATTTCCGCACTGGTGTTCACCTCCGGCTACGACGGCCTGATCTACTCGATCGGTTTCCTGGTCGGCTGGCCGATCATCCTGTTCCTGATCGCCGAACGCCTGCGAAACCTGGGCAAGTACACCTTCGCCGACGTGGCCTCGTATCGCCTCGGGCAGAAGGAAATCCGCACCCTGTCGGCCTCCGGTTCGCTGGTGGTGGTGGCGTTCTACCTGATCGCCCAGATGGTCGGTGCCGGCAAGCTCATCGAGCTGCTGTTCGGCCTGGACTACCACGTGGCGGTGATCCTGGTCGGTATCCTGATGTGCCTGTACGTGCTGTTCGGCGGCATGCTGGCCACCACCTGGGTGCAGATCATCAAGGCGGTGCTACTGCTGTCCGGTGCCAGCTTCATGGCGCTGATGGTGATGAAGCACGTGGGCTTTGATTTCAACACCCTGTTCTCCGAGGCGATCAAGGTGCACGCCAAGGGCGAGGCGATCATGAGCCCGGGCGGCCTGGTCAAGGACCCGATCTCGGCGTTCTCCCTCGGCCTGGCGCTGATGTTCGGTACCGCCGGCTTGCCGCACATCCTGATGCGCTTCTTTACCGTCAGCGATGCCAAGGAAGCCCGCAAGTCCGTACTCTATGCCACCGGTTTCATCGGCTACTTCTACATCCTGACCTTCATCATTGGCTTTGGCGCGATCTTGCTGGTCAGCACCAACCCTGACTTCAAGGACGCCGCCGGCGCCCTGATCGGCGGCAACAACATGGCGGCGGTGCACCTGGCCGATGCCGTGGGTGGCAGCGTGTTCCTCGGCTTCATCTCGGCGGTGGCCTTCGCCACCATCCTGGCGGTGGTCGCCGGCCTGACCCTGGCCGGTGCCTCGGCGGTGTCCCATGACCTGTACGCCAGCGTCTGGCGCAAGGGCAAGGCCAACGACAAGGACGAGATCCGCGTGTCGAAGATCACCACCGTCGCCCTGGGCGTGCTGGCGATCGGCCTGGGTATCCTGTTCGAGAAGCAGAACATCGCCTTCATGGTCGGCCTGGCCTTCTCCATCGCCGCCAGCTGCAACTTCCCGGTGCTGCTGCTCTCGATGTACTGGAAGAAGCTGACCACCCGCGGCGCCATGATCGGTGGCTGGATGGGGCTGGTCAGCGCGGTGGGCCTGATGATCCTCGGCCCGACCATCTGGGTGCAGATCCTCGGCCACGAGAAAGCCATCTACCCGTACGAGTACCCGGCGCTGTTCTCGATGATCATCGCCTTCGCCGGTATCTGGTTCTTCTCGGTCACCGACAAGTCCAAGGCCGCCGACGACGAGCGGGCGCTGTTCTACCCGCAGTTCGTGCGTTCGCAGACTGGCCTGGGGGCGAGCGGGGCGGTTTCTCACTGA
- a CDS encoding osmoprotectant NAGGN system M42 family peptidase encodes MPACPPEPDLDYLKKVLLEMLAIPSPTGFTDTIVRYVAERLDELGIPYELTRRGTIRATLKGRQSSPDRAVSAHLDTIGASVRQMQDNGRLALAPVGCWSSRFAEGSRVSVFTDTGVIRGSVLPLMASGHAFNTAIDQMPISWDHVEVRLDAYCATRADCEALGIAIGDCVAFDPLPEFTESGHISARHLDDKAGVAALLAALKAVMESGRQPLIDCHPLFTITEETGSGAAAALPWDVSEFVGIDIAPVAPGQASSEHAVSVAMQDSSGPYDYHLSRHLLKLAGDQGLPVRRDLFRYYFSDAHSAVTAGHDIRTALVAFGCDATHGYERTHVDSLAALSRLLSGYLLSPPVFASDSQPANASLERFSHQLEHDAQMESETRVPAVDSLVGHKA; translated from the coding sequence ATGCCCGCATGCCCCCCCGAACCCGACCTCGACTACCTGAAGAAAGTCCTGCTGGAGATGCTCGCCATCCCCAGCCCCACCGGTTTCACCGACACCATCGTGCGCTATGTGGCCGAGCGCCTGGACGAACTCGGCATCCCCTACGAGCTGACCCGCCGCGGCACCATCCGCGCCACCCTGAAGGGCCGTCAGAGCTCGCCCGACCGCGCCGTCTCGGCGCACCTGGACACCATCGGCGCCAGCGTGCGCCAGATGCAGGACAACGGCCGCCTGGCCCTGGCCCCGGTGGGCTGCTGGTCGAGCCGCTTCGCCGAGGGCAGCCGGGTCAGCGTGTTCACCGATACCGGCGTGATTCGCGGCAGCGTGCTGCCATTGATGGCCAGTGGGCACGCGTTCAATACCGCCATCGACCAGATGCCGATCAGTTGGGACCACGTGGAAGTGCGCCTGGACGCCTACTGCGCCACCCGCGCCGATTGCGAGGCGCTGGGTATCGCCATCGGTGACTGCGTGGCGTTCGACCCGCTGCCGGAGTTCACCGAAAGTGGCCATATCAGCGCCCGCCATCTGGACGACAAGGCCGGTGTGGCGGCCCTGCTGGCCGCGCTCAAGGCCGTGATGGAAAGTGGTCGCCAGCCGCTGATCGACTGCCACCCGCTGTTCACCATCACCGAAGAAACCGGCTCCGGTGCCGCGGCCGCCCTGCCCTGGGATGTCAGTGAGTTCGTCGGCATCGACATCGCCCCGGTGGCGCCGGGGCAGGCCTCCAGCGAACATGCGGTGAGCGTGGCCATGCAGGATTCGTCAGGTCCTTACGACTACCACCTGTCACGCCATTTGCTGAAGCTTGCCGGCGATCAAGGCCTGCCCGTGCGCCGTGACCTGTTCCGCTACTACTTCAGCGACGCCCATTCGGCGGTGACCGCGGGACACGATATCCGCACCGCCCTGGTAGCCTTCGGCTGCGACGCCACCCACGGCTACGAGCGCACCCATGTTGACAGCCTGGCGGCGCTCAGCCGGCTGCTATCGGGCTATCTGCTCAGCCCGCCAGTGTTCGCCAGCGACTCGCAGCCGGCCAATGCCTCGCTGGAGCGCTTCAGCCACCAGCTGGAGCACGATGCGCAAATGGAAAGCGAGACACGGGTACCGGCGGTGGACAGCCTGGTGGGTCACAAAGCTTGA
- a CDS encoding YheU family protein, translating into MLIPYDQLEAETLTRLIEDFVTRDGTDNGDDTPLETRVLRVRQALAKGQAFILFDMESQQCQLLARHEVPRELLD; encoded by the coding sequence ATGCTGATCCCCTACGACCAACTCGAAGCCGAAACCCTGACCCGCCTGATCGAGGACTTCGTCACCCGCGACGGCACCGACAACGGCGACGACACGCCCTTGGAAACCCGTGTACTACGCGTGCGCCAGGCGTTGGCCAAGGGCCAGGCATTCATCCTGTTCGACATGGAAAGCCAGCAATGCCAGCTACTGGCCAGGCATGAAGTGCCGCGCGAACTGCTGGACTGA
- a CDS encoding CS1 type fimbrial major subunit — MKALFLALPLAAFVTGAAVAADPIEKQVQVIATVPTAAFFVEPVGGNWMNDPQELQWNSNQGTFDTIDKQLQVKSTIGPIAAYLLSPAVISSGAEGIDLDVKVAGTSLSTTSTEVIDETKANAGAVVGFQIAALPASSGSYVPGSYQGLVSMVFETAAP; from the coding sequence GTGAAAGCTTTGTTTCTTGCCCTTCCTCTCGCCGCCTTTGTTACTGGCGCCGCCGTTGCCGCCGACCCGATCGAGAAGCAGGTCCAGGTGATTGCCACCGTGCCAACCGCCGCGTTCTTCGTCGAGCCGGTGGGTGGGAACTGGATGAACGATCCGCAAGAGCTGCAATGGAACTCGAACCAGGGGACCTTCGACACCATCGACAAGCAGTTGCAGGTCAAAAGCACCATCGGCCCCATCGCCGCTTACCTGCTGTCGCCAGCGGTCATCTCCAGCGGCGCTGAAGGCATCGACCTGGATGTGAAGGTCGCCGGTACTTCGTTGTCCACCACGTCCACCGAGGTGATCGACGAAACCAAGGCCAATGCGGGTGCGGTTGTCGGCTTCCAGATCGCCGCGCTGCCCGCCAGCAGCGGCAGCTATGTGCCGGGCAGCTATCAAGGGCTGGTCAGCATGGTGTTCGAAACCGCCGCGCCTTGA
- a CDS encoding response regulator transcription factor: MYTALVVDDHPFIRSSVCMQLRMDNLEVVGQADNGIDAIVLARERMPDVIILDLLIPGLDGLEVIARIKAMPRPAKVVVLTSQLTENFSLRCMKAGASGFVSKTESLQTLSKAIMAVLSGYTYFPDVALSSVDRRDVQLNEAQALASLTNRELVILQHLARGLSNKAIGEAMLLSNKTISTYKTRLIEKLKVGSVIDMADIARRNGLI, translated from the coding sequence ATGTACACAGCACTAGTGGTGGACGATCATCCCTTCATTCGCAGCAGCGTGTGCATGCAATTGCGCATGGACAACCTGGAGGTCGTCGGGCAGGCGGACAACGGTATCGATGCTATCGTGCTGGCCCGTGAGCGTATGCCCGACGTCATTATTCTCGACCTGCTCATACCGGGCCTCGATGGGCTGGAAGTGATTGCCCGGATCAAGGCAATGCCGCGCCCTGCCAAGGTCGTGGTACTGACGTCGCAACTTACCGAAAACTTCTCGTTGCGCTGTATGAAGGCAGGGGCATCTGGATTCGTCTCCAAGACCGAGAGCCTGCAAACCCTGAGCAAGGCGATCATGGCCGTGCTGTCGGGTTACACCTACTTCCCGGATGTTGCCCTCAGTTCGGTCGATCGGCGTGATGTTCAGTTGAACGAGGCGCAGGCACTGGCCAGCCTCACCAATCGCGAACTGGTCATCCTGCAGCATTTGGCACGAGGCTTGAGCAACAAGGCCATCGGCGAGGCCATGTTGCTGAGCAACAAGACCATCAGTACCTACAAGACCCGCCTTATCGAAAAACTCAAGGTGGGTTCGGTCATCGACATGGCGGATATCGCTCGACGTAATGGATTGATCTGA
- a CDS encoding SDR family oxidoreductase: protein MHNRMMITGAGSGLGREIALRWARDGWRLALADVNEAGLRETLEQVREAGGDGFIQRCDVRDYSQLTALAQACEEKFAGIDVIVNNAGVASGGFFAELSLEDWDWQIAVNLMGVVKGCKAFLPLLERSKGRIINIASMAALMQGPGMSNYNVAKAGVLALSESLLVELRQSEVAVHVVCPSFFQTNLLDSFRGPDPAMKAQVGKLLEGSPISAADIAEHIHGRVAAGEFLILPHEAGRQAWQLKCQAPQRLYDEMADMAVKMRAKSRRSGN from the coding sequence ATGCACAACCGAATGATGATCACCGGTGCCGGTTCCGGCCTTGGCCGCGAGATTGCCCTGCGCTGGGCCCGTGACGGCTGGCGCCTGGCGCTGGCCGATGTCAACGAAGCAGGGTTGCGCGAGACGCTGGAGCAGGTGCGCGAGGCCGGTGGCGATGGCTTCATCCAGCGCTGCGACGTGCGCGACTACAGCCAGCTCACGGCCCTGGCCCAGGCCTGCGAGGAGAAGTTCGCGGGTATCGACGTGATCGTCAACAATGCCGGGGTCGCTTCGGGCGGTTTCTTCGCCGAGTTGTCGCTGGAGGACTGGGACTGGCAGATCGCGGTCAACCTGATGGGGGTGGTCAAGGGGTGCAAGGCCTTCCTGCCGCTGCTGGAACGCAGCAAGGGGCGGATCATCAACATTGCTTCCATGGCTGCGTTGATGCAGGGGCCGGGCATGAGCAACTACAACGTGGCCAAGGCCGGCGTGCTGGCGCTGTCGGAAAGCCTGCTGGTGGAACTGCGCCAGTCGGAGGTCGCGGTGCATGTGGTCTGCCCGTCGTTCTTCCAGACCAACCTGCTCGACTCGTTTCGTGGACCGGACCCGGCCATGAAGGCACAGGTCGGCAAATTGCTGGAAGGTTCGCCCATCAGTGCCGCCGACATTGCCGAGCACATTCATGGGCGGGTGGCCGCGGGCGAGTTCCTGATCCTGCCCCATGAGGCTGGGCGCCAAGCCTGGCAGCTCAAGTGCCAGGCGCCGCAACGTCTCTACGACGAGATGGCGGACATGGCCGTCAAGATGCGAGCGAAGTCACGCAGAAGCGGCAATTGA
- the ngg gene encoding N-acetylglutaminylglutamine synthetase produces MKAHEIAYGQRLLRGQAPSYERLQARLAGDGNQPHDQPRAVHCGWGRLLIGHTYPDPVGLAEALLEEQAGERDIALYVAAPQQVLAQAPQQLFLDPSDTLRLWFTDYRPAQRVFRGFRIRRAQGAADWQAINTLYQARGMLPVDPELLTPRHLGGPVYWLAEDEDSNAVIGSVMGLDHHKAFDDPEHGCSLWCLAVDPHCTRPGVGEVLVRHLVEHYLSRGLAYLDLSVLHDNRQAKRLYHKLGFRNLPTFAIKRKNGINQPLFLGPGPEAGLNPYARIIVDEALRRGIDVQVDDAASGLFTLSLGGRRIRCRESLSDLTSAVTMTLCQDKCLTRKVLHAAGLQVPAQQLAGTADDNQAFLDAHGAVVVKPVDGEQGQGVAVNLGRLDELDQAIEQARRFDSRVLLESFHPGSDLRILVIGYEVVAAAIRHPAQVIGDGRHNLHALIDAQSRRRQAATGGESRIPLDDETERTLKAAGLGYHHVLPAGQRLAVRRTANLHTGGTLEDVTARLHPVLADAAVRAARALEIPVVGLDFMVRDAEHPDYVIIEANERAGLANHEPQPTAERFVDLLFPHSRPVV; encoded by the coding sequence ATGAAAGCTCACGAAATCGCCTACGGGCAACGCCTGCTGCGCGGCCAGGCACCCTCCTACGAACGCCTGCAGGCGCGCCTGGCCGGTGACGGCAATCAGCCCCACGATCAGCCACGCGCGGTGCACTGTGGCTGGGGACGGCTGCTGATCGGGCACACCTATCCCGACCCGGTCGGCCTTGCCGAGGCCCTGCTGGAAGAACAGGCCGGCGAGCGCGACATCGCCTTGTACGTGGCCGCGCCCCAGCAAGTGCTGGCTCAAGCGCCACAACAGCTGTTCCTCGACCCGTCCGACACCCTGCGCCTGTGGTTCACCGATTACCGCCCGGCGCAACGGGTATTCCGCGGCTTCCGCATCCGCCGCGCGCAAGGCGCCGCCGACTGGCAGGCGATCAACACGCTGTACCAGGCGCGCGGCATGCTGCCGGTTGATCCTGAGTTGCTCACCCCACGCCACCTTGGCGGCCCGGTGTACTGGCTGGCCGAGGATGAAGACAGCAACGCCGTGATCGGCAGTGTCATGGGCCTGGACCATCACAAGGCCTTCGACGACCCCGAGCATGGTTGCAGCCTTTGGTGCCTGGCCGTCGACCCGCACTGCACGCGTCCAGGCGTCGGTGAAGTGCTGGTGCGCCACCTGGTCGAACACTACCTGAGCCGGGGCCTGGCCTACCTCGACCTCTCGGTGCTGCACGACAATCGCCAGGCCAAGCGCTTGTACCACAAGCTCGGTTTTCGCAACCTGCCGACGTTCGCGATCAAGCGCAAGAACGGTATCAACCAGCCGCTGTTCCTCGGGCCGGGGCCGGAAGCCGGGCTCAACCCCTATGCCCGGATCATCGTCGACGAGGCGCTGCGCCGCGGCATCGATGTGCAGGTGGACGATGCCGCCAGCGGCCTGTTCACCCTGAGCCTGGGGGGGCGGCGCATTCGCTGCCGCGAATCGCTCAGCGACCTGACCAGCGCCGTGACCATGACCCTCTGCCAGGACAAGTGCCTGACCCGCAAAGTGTTGCACGCCGCCGGTCTGCAAGTACCGGCGCAGCAATTGGCGGGCACCGCCGACGACAACCAGGCGTTCCTCGACGCGCATGGCGCGGTGGTGGTCAAGCCAGTGGATGGCGAACAAGGCCAAGGGGTAGCGGTGAACCTGGGCCGCCTCGACGAACTCGACCAGGCCATCGAACAGGCGCGGCGCTTCGACAGCCGCGTGTTGCTGGAGAGTTTTCACCCAGGCAGCGACTTGCGCATCCTGGTGATCGGCTATGAAGTGGTGGCCGCTGCCATCCGCCATCCGGCGCAGGTGATTGGCGACGGCAGGCACAACCTGCACGCGCTGATCGACGCCCAAAGCCGCAGGCGCCAGGCCGCCACGGGCGGTGAAAGCCGCATCCCCCTGGACGACGAGACCGAGCGCACACTCAAGGCCGCGGGCCTGGGCTACCACCATGTGCTGCCGGCCGGTCAGCGCCTGGCCGTGCGACGCACCGCCAACCTGCACACCGGCGGCACCCTGGAGGACGTGACCGCGCGCCTGCACCCGGTGCTGGCCGATGCCGCCGTGCGCGCCGCCCGCGCCCTGGAGATCCCGGTGGTGGGGCTGGATTTCATGGTTCGCGATGCCGAGCATCCGGACTACGTGATCATCGAAGCCAACGAGCGCGCAGGGTTGGCCAATCATGAGCCACAGCCCACCGCCGAACGATTCGTCGACCTGCTGTTTCCCCACAGCCGGCCAGTGGTATGA
- a CDS encoding DUF3309 family protein: MTTILIIILILLLIGGLPVFPHSRSWGYGPSGIVGVVLVVLLVLLLLGRI, from the coding sequence ATGACCACGATCCTGATCATCATCCTCATCCTGCTGCTGATCGGTGGCTTACCGGTCTTCCCGCACTCGCGCAGCTGGGGCTATGGCCCTTCCGGCATCGTCGGCGTGGTGCTCGTGGTGCTGTTGGTGTTGTTGCTGCTCGGCCGGATATGA
- a CDS encoding TcfC E-set like domain-containing protein codes for MANLHFSCACLYGGLAVLACLARPALAEPATGGLAAMIPTQGLPRDFEAHFFDVPLAVRVDLDGRYLGDAMVVLSRDMRVQLLEFTDTQESQEPAVVRRRWHERLAAGRPLGDCSRDCADGLRAVHYSLVNSQLSLLTHNVEQGDGAAKFHALPEHGSHGLLLRNQLNVLGSGTDTTGRYAVQGQGSVGNWTVLADAQADRGSDERQGTRHRLDQLYAERLSDEHFYRLGYFTPGAQGLTRQPRLYGSNPDTTLGLMFGSSDSLLIENGQPSATPIYVTPNRQGVVEIYRNGVLINSQPVQPGLQALNTRVLPGGIYEVEIRLLEDGQETSRSEAFVYKPSSWGNTDSRWRYNVYLGQQQTLLSNWQDSREQSLAAGVMTNYLLHPRAIVGMSAQQVDESMQYGVSLDWDALDRLKLYGNFYQSQGRGDGHDLQAVLNHDQGSLVLSHSRSRVDASASVRQALRRQEDIRQTSLSYNHRLTPRSTATLRLAHGTGAESGTGADLGFSYYGKLLGSEANWRVSVFDRPGTLSTGEQRSRGINLSLSMSLGGPGRRLGASLGTRTSRDGGRDQNASLSYQQDVALGAVRSVGGTLTVDRYGTGYSGNAQFQSQTLHGDAYAQTSSYNGELSAGLNLQSLVAFGAGSMAMSGQFVPQEAGLIIDVDSDLPGLALRGDDFLGVSTTLHPGRNVVPVRAYRSGHVQFDFAQAHDPSAVIQPSSLDYHLNRGGVDYHQIRVVRTVTVLGRLLDAQGQPLAGAMVINHASRSVSEAGGHFAVQLSESTPTLEIRYRGQPLCNVSLDLMAHAREDDVLLVGDLPCEKQGLAVLGASEQGETI; via the coding sequence ATGGCAAACCTTCATTTCTCTTGTGCCTGCCTTTATGGCGGGCTGGCTGTTCTCGCCTGTCTGGCGCGCCCGGCCCTGGCTGAGCCCGCCACCGGCGGGCTGGCGGCGATGATTCCTACTCAGGGGCTGCCACGGGATTTCGAGGCTCACTTTTTCGATGTGCCGCTGGCGGTCAGGGTCGATCTGGATGGCCGTTACCTGGGGGACGCGATGGTGGTGCTGTCGCGTGATATGCGGGTCCAGTTGCTCGAGTTCACCGATACCCAGGAGAGTCAGGAACCAGCGGTGGTACGCCGCCGCTGGCATGAGCGCCTGGCTGCCGGACGTCCCTTGGGTGATTGTTCCCGCGATTGCGCCGATGGTTTGCGAGCGGTGCATTACAGCCTGGTCAATTCGCAGTTGTCGCTCCTGACCCACAATGTCGAGCAGGGTGACGGGGCCGCGAAATTTCATGCGTTGCCGGAGCACGGCAGCCATGGGCTGTTGCTACGCAACCAGCTCAACGTTCTGGGCAGTGGCACCGACACGACAGGCCGCTACGCCGTGCAGGGGCAGGGCAGTGTCGGCAACTGGACGGTACTGGCCGATGCCCAGGCCGACCGTGGCAGCGACGAGCGTCAGGGCACCCGACATCGACTCGACCAGCTCTATGCTGAGCGGCTGAGCGATGAACACTTTTACCGCCTGGGCTACTTCACGCCAGGCGCCCAGGGCTTGACCCGTCAACCCCGACTGTATGGCAGCAACCCCGACACCACCTTGGGGCTCATGTTCGGCAGCAGCGACAGCCTGTTGATCGAAAACGGCCAGCCCAGTGCCACCCCTATCTACGTCACGCCCAATCGCCAAGGTGTGGTCGAGATCTATCGCAATGGCGTGCTGATCAACAGCCAGCCGGTCCAGCCTGGGTTGCAGGCACTCAATACCCGGGTGCTGCCTGGTGGCATCTACGAGGTCGAGATTCGCCTGCTCGAGGACGGCCAGGAGACTTCGCGCAGCGAAGCGTTCGTCTACAAGCCAAGCAGCTGGGGCAACACCGATAGCCGCTGGCGCTACAACGTCTACCTGGGGCAACAGCAGACCCTGTTGAGCAATTGGCAGGACAGTCGTGAGCAGAGCCTGGCCGCAGGGGTGATGACCAATTACCTGTTGCACCCTCGGGCAATTGTGGGGATGTCGGCCCAACAGGTCGACGAGTCCATGCAATACGGGGTGTCGCTGGATTGGGACGCGCTGGACCGCCTCAAGCTGTACGGCAATTTCTACCAGAGTCAGGGGCGTGGTGACGGTCATGACCTGCAAGCCGTGTTGAACCATGACCAGGGTTCGCTGGTGCTGAGCCACAGCCGCAGCCGTGTCGATGCCTCCGCTTCGGTGCGCCAGGCGCTACGCCGACAAGAGGACATTCGTCAGACCTCCCTGTCCTATAACCATCGGCTGACGCCTCGCAGCACAGCCACGTTGCGCCTGGCGCATGGCACGGGGGCTGAGAGTGGTACCGGTGCCGACCTGGGCTTTTCCTACTACGGAAAGCTGCTCGGATCCGAGGCGAACTGGCGTGTGTCGGTGTTTGATCGCCCGGGCACCCTCAGTACCGGCGAGCAACGCAGCCGAGGCATCAACCTTAGCCTGAGCATGAGCCTTGGCGGGCCGGGGCGGCGGCTGGGCGCGAGCCTGGGGACACGGACCTCCCGGGACGGTGGACGGGACCAGAACGCGTCATTGTCCTATCAGCAGGATGTCGCACTGGGGGCTGTGCGCAGTGTGGGCGGCACGCTTACCGTGGACCGCTACGGGACCGGCTACTCAGGCAACGCCCAGTTCCAGAGCCAGACCCTGCACGGGGATGCCTATGCACAAACCTCGTCCTATAACGGTGAACTCAGCGCTGGCCTGAACCTGCAGAGCCTGGTGGCATTCGGCGCTGGCAGCATGGCGATGTCCGGCCAGTTCGTGCCGCAGGAGGCCGGCCTGATCATCGATGTCGACAGCGACCTGCCCGGCCTGGCACTGCGCGGTGACGATTTCCTGGGCGTGAGCACCACACTGCATCCAGGGCGCAACGTCGTGCCGGTCAGAGCTTACCGTAGCGGGCATGTACAGTTCGATTTTGCCCAGGCACACGACCCCTCGGCGGTCATCCAGCCTTCCAGCCTCGATTACCACCTCAATCGGGGCGGTGTCGATTACCACCAGATTCGTGTCGTGCGTACCGTCACGGTGCTGGGGCGGTTGTTGGATGCGCAGGGCCAGCCCCTGGCGGGTGCCATGGTGATCAATCATGCCAGCCGGAGCGTCAGCGAGGCGGGTGGGCACTTCGCCGTGCAGTTGAGCGAGTCCACGCCGACCCTGGAAATCCGCTACAGGGGGCAACCCCTCTGCAATGTGTCGCTGGACCTGATGGCCCATGCGCGCGAAGACGATGTGCTGCTGGTCGGTGACCTGCCGTGCGAGAAGCAAGGGTTGGCGGTGCTTGGGGCATCGGAGCAAGGAGAAACGATTTGA